A stretch of Thermococcus bergensis DNA encodes these proteins:
- a CDS encoding ABC-2 family transporter protein, with protein MKLAVVKTLVQVHFEKLKTYRRDFLIGFVSAPIQFLFLVAFWSYVYRTFSQKTDIPTLNVTIAYYALLLIYDNAISALNISGKLSRDIFTGRIDVLLSKPISPLLNYAIEGYVRYLVFIPVYLIVYFPIAIKLGLKFDTEHILVAFLVLLASSTIKFLISSLLGLASVWTGKIVGITRIYQFVELILSGGFVPLYLYPEPLKSIATFLPFYYLAYVPVVIWIAPELVAPSTFVLLTVWIVVLLFLVHVITHRALSSYQSSYG; from the coding sequence ATGAAGCTCGCAGTGGTGAAAACTCTTGTACAGGTTCATTTTGAGAAGCTCAAGACGTATAGGCGGGATTTTTTAATAGGGTTTGTTTCTGCTCCCATACAATTTCTCTTTCTTGTAGCTTTTTGGAGCTATGTCTATAGAACCTTCTCTCAAAAAACAGATATACCTACACTTAACGTAACGATTGCTTATTATGCTCTTCTCCTTATCTATGATAATGCAATCTCAGCATTAAATATCTCTGGAAAGCTCTCTAGAGATATATTTACGGGCAGAATTGATGTACTTCTCTCTAAGCCAATTTCTCCCCTGCTTAATTATGCCATTGAAGGTTATGTAAGATACCTTGTTTTTATACCGGTCTACCTCATTGTTTACTTTCCTATTGCGATAAAACTTGGTTTAAAATTTGACACTGAACATATTCTGGTAGCTTTCTTAGTTTTGTTGGCCTCCTCTACTATCAAGTTTTTAATAAGCTCTCTACTCGGCTTAGCTTCTGTATGGACTGGTAAAATAGTAGGTATAACAAGAATATATCAATTTGTTGAGTTAATACTCTCTGGAGGATTTGTTCCCTTATACCTTTATCCTGAGCCACTAAAAAGTATTGCAACATTCCTTCCTTTTTATTACCTCGCATACGTGCCAGTAGTGATTTGGATAGCTCCTGAGCTTGTTGCTCCTTCAACTTTTGTACTGTTGACTGTGTGGATTGTAGTATTGCTCTTCTTGGTGCATGTTATAACTCATCGTGCTTTATCCTCATATCAGTCTTCGTATGGATGA